Part of the Salmo trutta chromosome 2, fSalTru1.1, whole genome shotgun sequence genome, GAAAATGCATGCGTTcctaaaacacagaagtaaaacTCAAGGCTGCACGGTTGCTGAGGACAGTGACAGACCCCGGCTTTAAGTTTACAGCCACCATGGTGCACAGAACCCTCAGTCTCCTCGATCCTGCAAACAAATTACTCCAGGCAAAAGCAACGGATCTTTACACTAGAGTCAAAGTGGTCCACAGTGTATTGGAGTGTGTCAAGAAGCTGTGGGGCGACAGTGAGTTCAAAGCCATTTAGGCCCAGTGCAGCGCCAGTGGCACTGATGCACCACCACCAGCTCCAAGCAAACAACGATGTTACAGTATATAAGTACAAACCTCCAGGCCTACATGATGGCCAGTACAGTAGGCCAGCAGGACTGAGGAGAAGAGACTGAGTGGAAAACACCATTCTTCAGCACGTTGGATACTGTCATTGGTGAAATGTCAGAACTGGTGAAGGCCCTGTGTGCCTTTGACCCAGAGAGCCATGACTTTCTAAATTAGTTAAAAGGTGAACCCACTGCTGGATCTAAGCAAAACAGATTTGGTGGAAGCTGAGTTTAGTGCCGTTCGCTAGGTTTTGCTGACTGAAATCGCCCGCTCTGGCTCCAATGAGGACAAATTGACCCCACTTGATATCCTGCAATGATTCTCTGGGCCTTTTTCCGCTATGCCGACCATGCTTACTACACTGAAACATGGACTGACGTTTTGGGCGTCCAATCAGAACAGAACAAACACGCTACTCCCGAGGAATGCTCAACTAATCTAACTGGCATTTGAGGGGGATCTCACAAGAAGACTTCGGGGAATGATCGATTGATCGATTATTCAAGAAATTCCACAGAGCATCAAGGAAGCTGCAACCCTTTTGAAAACCTAAGATTATTTCAATCTAGCTGGTTGGTTTTGATCAAAATCTTGCTTTAGGGTTTAGGGCGCTGTCCATGGTGTTGATGGAGCGCAGCGAGATGTCGTGGCATTGAACCTGTCACTTCTTGGTCAAAAGCAGTTCTTGAACTTTTATGTTTACTATGGTGTAGCGTAATGCAAGCTGAATTCCATATAATTCCAATGTAAGAACCCAATGACGCTCCTGGGTATAGCTACATATCAGTATGTTTcatcatagaaatagataaccaGAATCAAATTGAGCCTTTCTTCGTAGCCTATTGGTTTTCGCTGCTGTAAATGGAACTGTACGTATTGGAAACATGTTTATGGTCGGCTGGCATTGCTTAATTGATTATGTGGGTCGAATTTGATTCACAGAAGTGTATTCACAACCTGTTGCCATATCACAACCTGTTGCTGAACTCATGAGCGAGCAGTATGATTTTCCATGTTTGAAGCAGGCCTGTATAGACCTATTTGTTTGGCAAGACAGCTGTgcatggctgcatctcactgtagtaggctatgttttggttatttggATCTCCATTCGCCTTTTGTTTACTGTGTTTCTTCactgttaatgtaactagcctaAATATAGATTGTGTCATGCGTTTATCGATCTGACATTTTGTTTACTAAGCCTACTACTTGGTTCCGCTGTTTTGTTCTGGTCgcattctgtcacgtcctgaccagtaaaggggttatttgttattgtagtttggtcaggacgtggcaggggggtgtttgttttatgtggttcgaggtttgttgggctatgtacttatgtaagaggggtgtttgttttatgtgttccggggttttttggtctatgttctatgttagtgtacttctatgttcagtcttgtctatgtttagttcattggattgaccttcaattggaggcagctgttcctcgttgcctctgattgaaggtcctatgtataggggtgtttttgtaatgggatttgtgggtagttgtttccagttttgtgtctgtgcacctgacaggactgtttagtggcgttcgttgttttgtatacgtgatttgtttgtttttccttcttttgatttaataaagaagatgagtatacacgttcccgctgcaccttggtctaatccttacgacacccgttactcATTCATTCGCATTCGCAGTTGTGTCGTATTCTAAGCCAAACTGCTATTCAGTATTTGTTTGCACGCATGAATAACTAGGCTACTACTATTTTGGTAAGACAACTGTGTGTATCACTGCATTCATATAGGCTGCTTGTAAAATATGAATTTCCCTATCTATCTTGTAGCCAATATTAATTACCAAAACGGGCTAGCTGTATGGCGTGGTCCATTGTGCTGATAAAGCGCAGCAGAGATTTCAGATTTCAAAAGCACTCAATGATCTTGGAGTCTCAGCATTTGAACTTTATGTTTATTGTAGAATAGCGTGATTatataagcagaattcaatatcATTCCAATGCAAGAACACCCCCAAAATGTAGCCCCCTCGCTGATTTCAACTGCCCctttagtcactttatcctgggGCCGGGTCTGAAGCTACCGCACATTAGAATGAACAAGTCTGATGTTCAAAAGGCATTCATCTAATAATAGTAGTTGCCCATTCTTAAAGTAATTCAGAATGTCATTAACATTTCTTTCAGACACTAGCGAACCTGTCAGATACTTGTGACCCATCTGACATCACATCACACCATTTACAGCAATTGTCACAGATAATAGAGGTAGCCAAATGAGTCTTCAATCAGGGATGTGCAGTTGGCAGTAAGCGTGTGCGTTTGTAACagcatagcttccgtccctctcctcgccttgaaccagggaccctctgcacgcatcaacaactgacacccacgaagcatcgttactcatcgcgccacaaaagctgcggcccttgcagagcaaggggaacaactacttcaggtctcaaagcgagtgacatcacctgattgaaccgctattagcgcgcaccaccactaactaactagccatttcacatcggttacactcaccccccttttgacctcctccttttccgcagcaaccagtgatccaggtcaacagcatcaatgtaacagtatagcttccgtccctctcctcgccccaacctgggcttgaaccagggactctCTTCGCACATCAACAACttacaccccacgaagcatcgttacccatcgcgccagaAAAAAACGCGgctcttgcagagcaaggggaacaactacttcaggtctcagagcgagtaacgtcacccgattgaaacgctattagcgcgcaccaccgctaactaactagccatttcacatcggttacacgttACAGCTTATATAGGAAAGGATGGGGCACCTCAGGGGGAGCATGTGATGAGTTTGATGGATGGAAAACAATAGAAAAACAGAACATAACAGAAAAAACACAATAGAATCTTACAAACCTCTTTGTTACAGTAGCAGTACAGCACAGCCACCAGAAATCCCTATAGAGACAACGTTTGGGTTAAAACAGAACATTGATAGGCTTCGCTTGCTAGGTAATAATGCAAGGCTATGGTTTGTTGACCTGGGTAACCTGGTTTTCAGGTTCCTCACCTGAAATGAGTTGAGGAAGAGTGTGAAGAAGACCTTGATGTAGCGCAGGATGCCAGTGGTCTGCTCATCAGTGGCGAAGATGAAGATGACCTCATGGATGCCAAATAGAGGGATGAGGGTCAAGGTCGCCTTGGCCAAGCTATCAGGAGATAGGACATAGGGAGGCAATTTGTCTCACTGTCTCAACTCATTTTCCGCATGTCTTGCCCTCTTTCTTTTAATCTGCCCCTttatctttcctcctctctctgtcaccaaCTATCAAATTGGATGCCGCATCGGTAAAGGAAGAGGCCTGTGTGTAATATCATTATATCAGTCTCTTGTCCTTCTTCCTTACCGAAGCTTGTAGTCAGGATAGCCATTCTGATTGTTGGCACGTAGTTTGGATAGAATCACCTTCAAAATCTTCATGAAAATCAATAAGTTGATCTGTTGACAGTAGCATTTGCAATCtttcaaaaacaaacacacatacacagccatGTATGACAAGTAGGCTATAAATATGCAGACCAACACTCAACAACACAATGCACTGAGAcaggcatgcatacacacacacacacacacacacacacacacacacacacacacacacacacacacacacacacacacacacacacacacacacacacacacacacacacagaaaaatgtacataacaacagaGCCAATAGCCGCCCTCACCAGTGACGCAAACAGAATGGGGAACCGTATTATCCACCAGTAGCTCATATTTTCATTGACTGCCCAGCACCTGAGGGTACCAGATTGGGACATTCATTGTTTACGCCTGTCTCTAAATCAATACAAACAACAGGCCATGCAGTGTGCACTGATTGAGGTGACACATGGACACCCACTCACTCTTTGTTTTCTCTCAATAGCTTGGCCAACATCCAAGGAAGGACAAATAAAAGAGGGGTTCCTGACAAAAAAGACATTGAGCATTAATACGACACAGTGGGTATAAAAGGCAGAAGTGGTATTTTGGATGTAGACAAAGGATGCGTTACTCACCCCAGCCGAGGCAGATATAAGGCAAGTACTTGTTGTTCTCAATTAATACGGAGGCGATGAGCACCGAATACAGGTAGATGGCCTCTCCAAAGAACCAGTAGTGATTGGCTAGAACACAATACTGCATCACCACCTGGGCCATCCTGCAGCCAATGGCAGCCTTGAGATAAATATTGCAAAGATGGTGATTACTATAATGGTCAATCAGTGATGACATTTTGCTGAGTCCAAAAACAACTCCTAGTCTCCACAGATCACGTCACCATATCCAAGGGTATTCAAGTGTTTGCAGACTTGAAGGAATAAATATGATAGGAACAAGCAATACGGTAGCTCCACCTACACTGCTCACAACCCACCTCGTGACTCAGCATTTCTCCCAGGTCGGCCTGTCTCATGATCTCCCGGCCCCAGTGACGCTCCAGCATGGTGTCCTTGACGATCACCGACACGGCCCGCAGGATGAAAGACACAAACAGGTTTGCGTGGATGTAGTTGCGGGTGCAGTGAAGCTTCCTGACGGGGAACAATAGAGGCAGATGGCCAAGAAGTATTACTACCAAAAAAAATACCATCAAAGAATACTACCAAGAAATCTTCTCAAGATGTCCTTATGTTTAGTCACACTCACAAACCTTCCCATACTGTTACATCTCTATGGTTGCTTTTTCCAATGCTCATCCAAAGCATCCTTTTGGGCTTTCTGTGGTAAATATGACTTTGATGTAAGTGCTTGATTACTGGAGTAGAGATGAGTGAAGTGGACCAGTGTTTCTATTTGAAGAGCGGTGGTGAACAGAAGGACAAGTGTACCTGATACTCAGTAGAATGATGAGCGCTGAGACCAGGGTGAAGAGGGACAGGGTGTAGCCAACTGTGTAAAGCATCCTGAAGCTCACCATCAACTGCTTGAACCACAGCTGTGGAAAAAACAATGCAGAGCGGTGTTACCATGGAAACTCATGTCAGAAGAGATTATGTTAAGTAGGACTTTACATACACATCTTCGTACCGACAAAGACAGAAACAACTTTTTAAATAAGCGTTGGCCGTTCCCAAATCGCTTCCTAGCCTTTCCCCTTAGCCTTAATCCATTAATGTTTGCAGATCTGTAAGGTGAAAACTCTATCATTACACTGCTTATACCTACAATATCCAGACCCGTCAGGTTTGCAGACATTGAAGGCTTTGCGTTAAGGGACTGCATAAGTTGACAGTagtacagcccccccccccccccaaatgacgGAACAGAAGGCTGATTTACCTGAAGAGCTCAAGGGGCACAGTGCTCATTAATACCTACAAGTAAAAAACAATAGATAGTGTTTTTGTCAGGTACCTCCTGAGATGTGATTTCCTGTTCCTCTTCACACTGAGACATGTCCCTCCAGActtccccatcctcctcctccacccagtGGCCATCAGAGCCACACCGCCGACGCACCACACCCTGAGACACTGGACATCCCGCAgacatgtccagtgtgtgttcacatacgcacacatgcacatgcgcacacacacaaacataaatacACATTGAGTGCACAGACAAAAAAATTATTTCCACAGAAACACGCATACAGCTTgtgcccacacacactcacacgctatTCTGAAAGCAACACGCACAAACAATGTTTCCAAATTGGCATAATTATTGGAGctgtgtctcagagtaggagtgctaaaataggatcagttttgccattTAGAtctgttgggttctgagaatatgaaatgttacttattcatgtcactgatggAGTGCTAAGGttgagggtctacaccagaagttaagggttataggaggaaggtatatagtgggtGCAACTAAGCTTGGAATG contains:
- the LOC115148558 gene encoding glucagon receptor-like, with amino-acid sequence MSWTMGGMALTCLLLLKMLKVEMVGGKVLEETYMRWIHYKDECVKMIDYEPFPQGLFCNRTFDRYACWPDGPPGSVVNVSCPSYLPWFDKVSQGVVRRRCGSDGHWVEEEDGEVWRDMSQCEEEQEITSQELWFKQLMVSFRMLYTVGYTLSLFTLVSALIILLSIRKLHCTRNYIHANLFVSFILRAVSVIVKDTMLERHWGREIMRQADLGEMLSHEAAIGCRMAQVVMQYCVLANHYWFFGEAIYLYSVLIASVLIENNKYLPYICLGWGTPLLFVLPWMLAKLLRENKECWAVNENMSYWWIIRFPILFASLINLLIFMKILKVILSKLRANNQNGYPDYKLRLAKATLTLIPLFGIHEVIFIFATDEQTTGILRYIKVFFTLFLNSFQGFLVAVLYCYCNKEVKTELVKKLRSCRMEMEVVCCGQ